From a region of the Drosophila ananassae strain 14024-0371.13 chromosome XL, ASM1763931v2, whole genome shotgun sequence genome:
- the LOC6503906 gene encoding MAP kinase-activating death domain protein isoform X3: MSDQQRASLCPRLVDYMAIVGAHTTPPMPKGLQGLKAPPVQVPDLLRRYPPSDHADFPLPLDMVYFCQPEGCTSVGPRRTGSAIRDMTSFVFALTDKDSGKTRYGICVNFYRPIERPSSAAGGAGVGGDRSGNGGGHGGGGGAGGGGGGGRGGRRSSAFRRESWRKSMERSSDSAFSSDYRSNVAPSDSDRELTSRRDSDQQRLHHQSQHHHQGHHGHPGHPGHHHVPKLGLMAPSADSESGGSHSPSPRASRKRTKLRNQSLTSLCIISHHPFFTTFRECLFILKKLIDACNESSSPKRVGASQKINRDNVWTVLTGHASEATPSIVLHDVREIETWILRLLSTPVPVPGSTRVEVEVLSPTVHEPLLFALPDHTRFSLVDFPLHLPLELLGVETCLKVWTLIMQENKVLFQSRDYNALSMSVMAFVTMLYPLEYMFPVIPLLPTCLSCAEQLLLAPTPFVIGVPASFLVYKKNFRLPDDIWVVDLDSTKLTPPTGGYEEIPPLPEPEGTILKNHLKQAMLLMDEAGLGALTSMTATNQAVSSQQLLPSVRDSLQEPPLLGVSQVRLPLQTPPHSAQASQRNSVSAQGTISSRQPSPMNSPALNPFVYGTDVDSVDVATRVAMVRFFNAQNTLANFAEHTRTLRLYPRPVVAFQINSFLRSRPRASQFLNQFARTQAVEFLAEWSLTPTNVAFLRVQTGVMDPMQVGDKPKWFAHALTPIRFSVWDDGSSLNGALRSLKQLECQPTDESGSDSEGADSSSSSYSSLSDFVSEMASSDLSPSLHDVFGSYNRPHVVPQTLSSNLDPALVYHPPSKLQYPEGIQDAAASKKEEEEEDERADSPVSSSSSRSDLSSPSFNRDSEFDFQPKGSAQAGVPGPGAGGGAGFELATRLEATIKLASVEQEAEPDTRSSKVPPGKLQRHPSDSERHEKKLPPPLTPPIKQPGVSNILARTGSSGSSSSSPGRQSSQSSLFENFASHAKELVRETTRQSSQEGLLAHVDKHAQDEDLDDKMRHTFEKFTLHAKKAAGEASKQALEVSKQAAGVSKNTLEDLTYVGKSTLGDLTKTAKEAATKKGIIKIEDHHGGPPSSPVPGGSVPPLKAPPGSQLATQKQVQQSGGTGGNNFFSSIGSDFNGLASSTSTMFSGMFGKKNQQKQAAVPHKAPVPSAKAKTGGLNFDPFPGRKGLVERTPLIKHSGPRQTQEELTRQQNQERSHSNAENQAFLKDVTNQVLAGEGVGWLKLNRFKKLMEDESYRTLVLSKLNKTLDKKIAPDDHIDDVCVTKPIWKGMLKCVQAIAAGLDVTFGNYGLGGMASVFQLMEVAHTHYWSKEINDGSDMSSSLLSSHAASPMGSRENLRSPSSPNGSHSGLGSEWASPQESRKSSTQLPPSGAGAGGTPAANRRLSSADSQDGQSTTEMFKDMLSQKRSALKNMLTSFDSDAAGSTGALSVVSDLLPTGSLGVRLPSSCRSTVSDTEYENTTTSKDSKKSTGNLWSGKSTLSAGFRYTGGHLINTSSSPSPDSPRVYLFEGLLGKDRLNLWNQMQFWEDAFLDAVSQERDMIGMDQGPIEMMERYKSLSESERKRLEHDEDRLLSTMLYNLTAILVMLNVSKDEIRRKIRRLLGKSHIGLVYSQEVHNVVDQINNLNGNDIDLKPLGSRLLHRQSFTVHQGTDVNGPLRFMEVRDDGLVLRSVDGTIVERWWYERLVNMTYSPKTKLLCLWRRNGGQTQLHKYYTRKCKELYNCIKEAMERGGTPTNVPELGGEFPVQDMNTGEGGLLQVCLEGVGLLFSNSKDFEFFVRLDHIRKCFTQKGGIFVLEEYNPKTRNLIQRKYQSSMSDQICYSVLCVFSYVAAGQDQKKNPVVITPQIQDIHAQQKQKHQQQQQKQQPHPSPQSHPGPSAASTPPPVQAKPKAQGGTGGNISIRHTVPMQKPTITMSTVQPQARMPLQTVAPPPVAAAAPPPPGKLPQLPPRVPSQPSTESLASISSPPPKLRTGPPPAIPPRTGAIARSGSVPAASRAFVRQASANSTPPQYTPQPPPPFVIPKRHGGGLARASTLSAAPASASSGSPFGHAHPQAQQRASHGSVAASVLQSMPETEPGYGSGSGSGSSSGSGSASGSIASASPLAHRKH; this comes from the exons ATGTCGGACCAGCAGAGAGCCTCCCTGTGTCCCCGCCTGGTGGATTACATGGCCATTGTGGGGGCCCACACGACGCCGCCCATGCCGAAGGGCCTCCAGGGCCTCAAGGCCCCTCCCGTGCAG GTGCCCGATCTACTGCGACGGTATCCGCCCTCCGATCATGCCGACTTCCCCCTGCCCCTGGACATGGTCTACTTCTGCCAGCCGGAGGGCTGCACCAGCGTAGGACCCCGGCGCACGGGATCCGCCATCCGGGACATGACCTCCTTCGTCTTCGCCCTGACGGACAAGGACTCGGGCAAGACGCGCTACGGCATCTGCGTGAACTTTTACAGGCCCATCGAGCGTCCCAGCTCCGCGGCTGGAGGGGCGGGAGTTGGGGGCGACCGGTCGGGCAACGGTGGCGGTCACGGAGGTGGCGGCGGAgctggaggcggtggcggcggtggCCGGGGCGGCAGGCGCTCCTCGGCCTTCAGACGCGAGTCCTGGCGGAAGAGCATGGAGCGCAGCTCGGACTCCGCTTTTAGCAG CGACTACAGAAGTAACGTAGCGCCCAGCGATTCGGACCGTGAACTAACCTCGCGCCGCGACTCCGACCAGCAGCGGCTGCACCACCAGtcgcagcaccaccaccagggCCACCACGGCCACCCCGGCCATCCGGGCCACCACCACGTGCCCAAGCTCGGCCTGATGGCCCCCTCGGCGGACTCGGAGTCGGGGGGCAGCCACTCGCCCTCGCCGCGCGCCTCGCGGAAGCGGACGAAGCTGCGCAACCAGTCGCTCACCTCGCTCTGCATCATCTCGCACCACCCGTTCTTCACCACCTTCCGGGAGTGCCTGTTCATCCTGAAGAAGCTGATCGATGCCTGCAACGAGTCCTCCTCCCCGAAGCGGGTGGGCGCCTCCCAGAAGATCAACAGGGACAATGTGTGGACGGTGCTGACGGGACATGCCAGCGAGGCCACGCCCTCGATTGTCCTGCACGATGTGCGGGAGATCGAGACCTGGATCCTGCGACTGCTCTCGACTCCGGTCCCAGTTCCAGGTTCCACCAGAGTAGAG GTCGAGGTACTATCCCCCACGGTGCACGAACCCTTGCTCTTCGCCCTGCCAGACCACACACGCTTCTCGCTGGTGGACTTTCCGCTCCACCTGCCCCTGGAGCTGCTCGGCGTGGAGACCTGCCTGAAGGTCTGGACCCTGATCATGCAGGAGAACAAGGTGCTGTTCCAGTCGCGCGACTACAACGCCCTGTCGATGTCGGTCATGGCCTTCGTCACCATGCTGTATCCCCTGGAGTACATGTTTCCGGTGATCCCGCTCCTGCCCACCTGCCTGAGCTGCGCGGAACAGTTGCTGCTGGCGCCCACTCCTTTCGTGATCGGAGTGCCGGCCTCCTTCCTGGTCTACAAGAAGAACTTCCG CCTACCGGATGATATCTGGGTGGTGGACCTGGACTCCACCAAGCTGACGCCGCCAACTGGGGGCTATGAGGAGATACCACCGCTACCTGAGCCAGAGGGCACCATCCTGAAGAACCACCTGAAGCAG GCTATGCTACTGATGGATGAAGCTGGACTTGGT GCACTCACTTCGATGACGGCCACCAACCAGGCGGTGTCCTCCCAGCAGCTCCTGCCATCCGTGCGGGATAGTCTTCAGGAGCCGCCCTTGCTGGG GGTCTCCCAAGTCCGGCTGCCACTGCAGACGCCTCCCCACTCGGCCCAGGCTAGCCAGAGGAACTCCGTGTCCGCCCAGGGCACCATCAGTTCTCGACAGCCCAGTCCGATGAATTCGCCGGCTCTGAATCCCTTCGTCTACGGAACGGATGTCGACTCCGTGGACGTAGCCACCCGAGTGGCCATGGTGCGGTTCTTCAACGCCCAGAACACACTGGCCAACTTTGCGGAGCACACGCGCACTCTGCGCCTCTATCCGCGTCCGGTGGTCGCCTTCCAGATCAACAGTTTCCTGCGGTCCAGGCCGAGGGCCTCCCAGTTCCTCAACCAGTTTGCCCGCACCCAGGCCGTGGAGTTCCTGGCGGAGTGGTCTCTGACCCCCACCAACGTGGCCTTCCTGCGGGTCCAAACCGGAGTGATGGACCCCATGCAGGTGGGTGACAAGCCCAAGTGGTTCGCCCACGCCCTGACCCCCATCCGGTTCTCGGTGTGGGACGACGGCAGCTCCCTCAACGGAGCTCTCCGCTCCCTGAAACAGCTAGAGTGCCAGCCCACGGATGAGAGTGGCTCCGACTCAGAGGGGGCGGACAGCAGCAGCTCCTCGTACAGCTCCCTGAGCGACTTCGTGTCGGAGATGGCCTCTTCGGACCTCTCACCCAGCCTCCACGACGTCTTCGGCTCCTACAACCGGCCGCACGTGGTGCCCCAAACCCTTTCCTCCAACCTGGATCCCGCCCTCGTTTACCATCCGCCCAGCAAGCTGCAGTACCCCGAAGGCATTCAGGACGCCGCGGCTAGCAAaaaagaggaggaggaggaggacgaacGGGCCGACTCACCAGTCTCCTCCTCGTCCAGTCGCTCGGACCTCAGCTCGCCCAGTTTCAATCGGGACTCGGAGTTCGACTTTCAGCCGAAGGGCAGCGCCCAGGCGGGAGTTCCTGGCCCGGGAGCCGGCGGAGGAGCTGGCTTCGAACTGGCCACACGGCTGGAGGCCACCATCAAGTTGGCCAGCGTGGAACAAGAGGCGGAGCCGGATACCAGAAGCTCCAAGGTGCCGCCGGGCAAGCTTCAGCGGCATCCCAGCGATTCGGAGCGACACGAAAAGAAGCTTCCG CCACCACTTACTCCGCCGATCAAGCAGCCGGGTGTCAGCAACATCCTGGCCAGGACGGGCAGCTCCGGATCCAGTTCCAGCAGTCCGGGTCGCCAGAGCTCACAGAGTTCGCTCTTCGAGAACTTTGCCTCCCACGCCAAGGAGCTGGTGAGAGAGACGACGCGCCAGAGCAGTCAGGAGGGTCTCCTGGCGCACGTGGACAAG CATGCGCAGGACGAAGATCTTGACGACAAAATGCGTCATACCTTCGAAAAG TTCACGCTCCACGCCAAAAAGGCAGCCGGCGAGGCCTCCAAGCAGGCCCTGGAGGTGTCCAAACAGGCAGCAGGGGTGAGCAAGAACACCCTGGAGGATCTCACCTACGTGGGAAAGTCCACCCTGGGCGATCTGACGAAGACGGCCAAGGAGGCGGCTACCAAGAAGGGCATCATCAAAATCGAGGATCACCATGGAGGGCCACCGTCTTCGCCGGTACCGGGGGGATCTGTGCCTCCGTTGAAGGCTCCTCCCGGATCCCAGCTGGCGACTCAGAAGCAGGTCCAGCAGAGCGGCGGCACCGGAGGCAACAACTTCTTCTCCTCCATAGGCAGTGACTTCAATGGGCTGgcctcctccacctccaccatGTTCTCCGGGATGTTTGGCAAAA AGAACCAGCAGAAGCAGGCTGCAGTGCCTCACAAAGCACCAGTGCCCTCCGCAAAGGCTAAGACCGGAGGTCTTAACTTTGATCCCTTCCCGGGCAGGAAGGGTTTGGTCGAGCGCACACCGCTGATCAAGCACTCGGGTCCGCGACAGACCCAGGAGGAGCTGACTCGGCAACAGAACCAGGAGCGCTCGCACAGCAACGCAGAGAACCAGGCTTTCCTGAAGGACGTCACTAACCAGGTCCTGGCCGGTGAGGGGGTGGGCTGGCTGAAGCTGAACCGCTTCAAAAAACTGATGGAGGACGAGTCCTACCGCACCCTGGTGCTCAGCAAGCTCAACAAGACACTGGACAAGAAGATAGCGCCCGACGACCACATCGATGACGTG TGCGTCACCAAGCCCATTTGGAAGGGAATGCTCAAGTGCGTCCAGGCCATAGCCGCTGGGTTGGACGTCACCTTCGGGAACTACGGCTTGGGCGGTATGGCATCCGTGTTCCAGCTGATGGAGGTAGCCCACACCCACTACTGGAGCAAGGAGATCAACGACGGCAGCGACATGTCCTCCAGTCTTCTCTCCAGCCACGCGGCAAGTCCCATGGGCAGTCGGGAGAACCTACGCTCCCCTAGCTCTCCCAACGGCTCCCATTCCGGGCTGGGGAGCGAGTGGGCTTCGCCCCAGGAGTCGCGCAAGAGCTCCACCCAGCTGCCGCCCTCAGGAGCTGGTGCTGGAGGCACTCCGGCCGCCAACCGGCGCTTGTCCTCGGCGGACAGCCAGGACGGCCAGTCCACGACGGAGATGTTCAAGGATATGCTGTCGCAGAAGAGAAGTGCCTTGAAGAACATGCTCACCTCCTTCGACTCGGAT GCAGCCGGATCTACGGGCGCGCTCTCCGTGGTCAGCGATCTCCTCCCGACCGGCAGTCTGGGCGTCCGCTTGCCCTCCAGCTGCCGGTCCACCGTCTCGGACACCGAGTACGAAAAT ACAACCACGTCAAAGGACTCAAAGAAGAGTACCGGAAACCTGTGGTCAGGCAAGTCAACACTGAGCGCCGGCTTCCGGTATACGGGCGGACACCTGATCAACACCTCGTCTTCGCCTTCTCCGGACAGTCCCCGGGTGTACCTGTTCGAGGGGCTACTGGGCAAGGACCGCCTGAATCTGTGGAACCAGATGCAGTTCTGGGAGGACGCTTTCTTGGATGCAGTTAGCCAGGAACGTGACATGATTGGAATGGACCAG GGCCCAATTGAGATGATGGAACGGTACAAGTCCCTGAGCGAATCGGAACGCAAGAGGCTGGAGCACGACGAGGATCGCCTGCTCTCGACCATGCTGTACAACCTGACGGCCATCCTGGTGATGCTGAACGTCAGCAAGGACGAGATCCGGCGCAAGATCCGCCGACTGCTGGGCAAGAGCCACATAGGCCTGGTGTACTCGCAGGAGGTGCACAATGTGGTCGATCAAATCAACAATTTG AATGGCAACGACATTGACCTGAAGCCACTGGGCTCGCGGCTCCTTCACCGCCAGAGCTTCACCGTCCACCAGGGCACGGACGTGAACGGACCGCTCCGGTTCATGGAAGTGCGGGACGACGGCCTGGTGCTCCGCTCGGTGGACGGTACCATTGTGGAGCGCTGGTGGTACGAGCGGCTGGTCAACATGACGTACTCTCCGAAGACCAAGCTGCTCTGCCTGTGGCGCCGCAATGGGGGTCAGACCCAGTTGCACAAGTACTACACAAGGAAG TGCAAAGAGCTTTACAATTGCATAAAGGAGGCAATGGAGCGCGGTGGCACGCCCACCAATGTCCCCGAGCTGGGCGGCGAGTTTCCCGTCCAGGACATGAACACGGGCGAGGGCGGCCTGCTGCAGGTGTGCCTCGAGGGTGTCGGTTTGTTGTTCTCCAACAGCAAG GATTTCGAG TTCTTCGTTCGGCTGGACCACATCCGCAAGTGCTTCACCCAGAAGGGCGGTATCTTTGTGCTGGAGGAGTACA ATCCCAAAACGCGCAATCTCATCCAAAGGAAGTACCAGTCTAGCATG TCCGATCAGATTTGCTACTCGGTGCTGTGCGTCTTCTCCTACGTGGCGGCTGGCCAGGACCAGAAGAAGAACCCGGTGGTCATAACGCCCCAGATCCAGGACATCCACGcccagcagaagcagaagcatcagcagcagcagcagaagcagcagcccCATCCCTCGCCGCAATCTCATCCAGGACCTTCAGCCGCGTCTACCCCGCCCCCTGTCCAAGCCAAACCCAAGGCCCAAGGAGGTACCGGAGGCAACATCTCCATACGGCATACTGTGCCCATGCAGAAGCCCACCATCACCATGTCCACGGTGCAGCCGCAGGCCAGGATGCCCCTGCAAACAGTAGCTCCTCCCCCTGTGGCCGCCGCTGCGCCACCGCCGCCCGGAAAGCTGCCCCAGCTGCCGCCGCGAGTGCCCTCCCAACCATCGACCGAGAGCCTGGCCTCCATCAGCTCGCCGCCGCCCAAGCTCCGGACCGGACCCCCGCCAGCCATCCCACCCCGCACCGGAGCCATCGCCCGAAGCGGATCGGTGCCGGCAGCCTCCCGGGCCTTCGTCCGCCAGGCTTCCGCCAACTCGACGCCGCCGCAGTACACACCACAGCCGCCGCCGCCCTTCGTCATACCCAAGCGGCACGGAGGCGGCCTGGCCCGAGCCTCCACCTTGTCGGCG